The Thermotoga neapolitana DSM 4359 sequence GATAAACTGGAAGAGGTCATAAAGCTTTACAAGTACCACCACGAAACTTTGCTTTCGGACTTTCTTGCAGAACTTTTCCTCAGACTTTACAGTTACTTTCAGAGGAAGGCAGATGCTGTCACCCGGGTGCCGTCTTCTCTCAGCTCACTCGAAGAAAGAGGTTTTGACCACATGGAGTTGTTAGCAAAGAAGTTCGCAAAGAAACTCACCATCCCTTCCGTAAAAATCCTCGAAAACGTTTCGGAAGGAAGACAGGTGGACAGAGAAAAGGAGGAAAGAAAGAAACTGGGAAGGTTCGTGTGTCAGAAACCCCCACCCCGCAGGGTCATTTTGCTGGATGATGTGATGACAACGGGAACGAGTGTGAAAGATTGCACTCAAACACTCCTCAGAAGCGGAGCAGAAAGTGTTTTTGTGTACGTTCTGGCAAAGGCTAGATGACAAGGCCGATGATCAGATCGTTGACGTTCGTTCCCGTGGGTCCCGTTTTGAGAAGGGCACCTGCTTTTTTCAGTGCGTTGTAGGAATCGTTGTTTTCAAGATATTCAACAGGATCTTCTCCCATCTCTTTCAGAATCTTTGCCGTTCTTCCATCCACGATGCCACCTGCTGCGTCCGTGGGACCGTCTGTTCCATCCGTTCCAACGGAGCACAGAACAACCCCTTCTACTCCTTCCAGGGCTATCGCCGCCGAGAGGGCAAGTTCCTGATTTCTTCCTCCAAGGCCATTTCCTTTTACATGTACCACCGTCTCTCCACCGAAGATCACAGCGGCTGGTTTCTCCAGGGGTCTATCTCTGAACTTGATCTCTTTCATGATGCTTGCGATGAATCTACCTGCTTCTTTTGCCTCACAATCCAGTGTGGTTGTCAGTATTTCACTGTTGAAGCCTTTTTCTGTGGCTATCTTCTTTGCTGCCTCACACACTTTCTGAACGTTTCCCAGTACATGGATCTCCACGTTCGACAGGTGCTTTGGAGTTTCTTTTAAAAGGGCTTTCTTCACCTCATTGCTCACGCTGATTCTGTACCTTTCCAGGATCCTGATGGCCTCTTCCGAAGTTGATGCATCTGGGGAGGTGGGGCCGGAGGCCACGACGTCGATCCTGTCACCCAGTACGTCGGAAAGAACGAGTGTAACAACTCTTGCAGGGAATATCTTCTCTGCGAACCTTCCCCCTTTTACCTGTGAAAGGTGCTTCCTCACTGTGTTTATCTCTTCGATATTTGCGCCGCTCTTCAGCAATGAATCGGTTATCTTCTGCAGTTCTTCAAGGGATACACCCTCCATGGGCAGTTCGAACAAGGCAGATCCTCCACCGGACAGAAGAAAAAGGACAGTATCTTTCTCATTCAATTCCTCGACTATTTCCATAACCCTTCGAGTTGCTCTCATGGTGTTTTCATCAGGAATGGGGTGTCCCGCCTCGTATATCTCGAAATCATCTATGGGACCTTCGCTGTGTCCGTACTTTGTGATAACGATCCCTTTTCTTATCTTTCCGTTCAGGACATCGAAGGCAGCCTTTGCCATTCTCCATGCTGCCTTTCCAACCGATACGAGGAAGACGTCCTGAAGGTTCAGATCCTTTAATGTGTCCTTCACTGCTCTGTCCGGTAGCACAGACTCTATGGAGTTTTTCACTATCTCAATTGCTGTTTTCATTAGTTCAGAACCAGACAATATGTATCCTCTCCTTTCTTCACGATCTCTGGCTCTCTTTTGAATATCTCCCGTGCGACAAGGAACGCATGTGACAGGGCTATCCCAAGATCCACAGGACTTCTGGAGGAAATGCAGAGTTCTCCACCCGTGAACTTTATTCTCCATGGCTGTCTGTTCATAGCAGAAGGTGCGAGTATTGTCATTTCTACTATCCTTATGATCTCTGGAGGTAGTTCTTCCACATCGTTTTCAAGAAAAGAAGTGATGGGTTTTCTGCTTCTTGTGAAATTTCTTGATCTTGGATACCCGAAAGTGATTATGTAAGGAACGTCTGGATGAGGAGAGCGTGCCATCCAGCACGTTCCAAGTCCCTTCATGGTCAGGAAAAGAACGATCTGTTCTCCCTGGAAGCCGTAATCCACCTGTTTTTCAAAATCTTTCCTGGTTGTTGCATAAACGTAACCTGGAAAAGTGGAAAGATTCACTTTCCAGTCCAGTTTATCTGTGATAGACTTCAAAGAGAGGTTTTCTATTTCTTCCTTTATACTTTCCGGCAGTTTTCTCTCCAGGAAATCCCGCACCGAATGCCTTCTCTCAATCGCCTCGAAGATATCCATATACACCACCTCCGGGGGGTGAATTTTGTGAGGAAGATTCTTTTTTTGACAATCTGTACCCTGGTTTCTCTTTCGTTCGGGTCTTTTCTGTACCTCAAAGAACTCTCTGTGGAGTTTCCCGAAGAACTCTACAAAACAATCGGGACCAGATCTTTCCTGGTGAAATATTTTACCCTTTTCGAAGATGAAACCCAAAAAGGAATCGTCTTTTCCGGTTGGATCTTCTCTCCCAACACTCAAACCACATCGACTCTTGATATAAAACTGGAGAATGAAAAAGAAGTTCACGTTTTTTCGATAAAAACCACAAGAAAGGGTTTCTACCTGATCATTCCTCCACACCTTTTGATATTTCCAAAAAACCTTAAAGTCTTCATCGATGGATACGAAATTGGGGGGTGAAGTTTCTTGATGGAAGAGATTGTCCACGTAATGGCTGCTCTGCTCCTTTTTTTCTTTGTCTTTCTTGTAAGAAATTACGTGAAGAACCTTGGAAGCTACACTCTAGAGATTGGAATCGCAGTAATCATCCTGGGACTTCTGATCGATACATTCAATGAGGCCTTTGGATACAACATCATACTTATTGGGATCGTGGTCGTATTCTTTGGAACGATAAGAATATTCAAGAAATTGAAAGAAATAGCCATAAGAGACTATCTAACTGGGCTCTACACCAGGTACTACTTCTTCGAGGAGTGGCTTCCTCAAGAGATGGAGAGGCAAAAGCGAAAGAAAGGTAAGGGCATAGCGTTTCTTGTGATAGACCTTGACGATTTCAAGATGATAAACGACCGCTATTCTCACAGAATGGGAGATAAACTTCTGAAATTTGCTGCCCAGAAGATAGTGGAAAACATAAGAAGAACGGACTGTGCTGTAAGGTTCGGAGGAGACGAGATACTGGTTGCCTTCCCGGAAGCAGACGAGAAAACAGTGGAAAACATCGTAAAAAGGCTGGAAAAAAAGCTTATGTTCAACCCGTTTGGTCTTCCATTGAAATTTTCCTACGGCATAGAAACATGGAGACCGGGTGAGAATATAGAAAACGTTGT is a genomic window containing:
- a CDS encoding ComF family protein yields the protein MLNFLYVNTCLLCGREISPFSPLCEECTTEIVRRGPSFYHECHRNYEVFAYSTYTDKLEEVIKLYKYHHETLLSDFLAELFLRLYSYFQRKADAVTRVPSSLSSLEERGFDHMELLAKKFAKKLTIPSVKILENVSEGRQVDREKEERKKLGRFVCQKPPPRRVILLDDVMTTGTSVKDCTQTLLRSGAESVFVYVLAKAR
- a CDS encoding glycerate kinase type-2 family protein, with translation MKTAIEIVKNSIESVLPDRAVKDTLKDLNLQDVFLVSVGKAAWRMAKAAFDVLNGKIRKGIVITKYGHSEGPIDDFEIYEAGHPIPDENTMRATRRVMEIVEELNEKDTVLFLLSGGGSALFELPMEGVSLEELQKITDSLLKSGANIEEINTVRKHLSQVKGGRFAEKIFPARVVTLVLSDVLGDRIDVVASGPTSPDASTSEEAIRILERYRISVSNEVKKALLKETPKHLSNVEIHVLGNVQKVCEAAKKIATEKGFNSEILTTTLDCEAKEAGRFIASIMKEIKFRDRPLEKPAAVIFGGETVVHVKGNGLGGRNQELALSAAIALEGVEGVVLCSVGTDGTDGPTDAAGGIVDGRTAKILKEMGEDPVEYLENNDSYNALKKAGALLKTGPTGTNVNDLIIGLVI
- a CDS encoding nitroreductase family protein; this encodes MDIFEAIERRHSVRDFLERKLPESIKEEIENLSLKSITDKLDWKVNLSTFPGYVYATTRKDFEKQVDYGFQGEQIVLFLTMKGLGTCWMARSPHPDVPYIITFGYPRSRNFTRSRKPITSFLENDVEELPPEIIRIVEMTILAPSAMNRQPWRIKFTGGELCISSRSPVDLGIALSHAFLVAREIFKREPEIVKKGEDTYCLVLN
- a CDS encoding GGDEF domain-containing protein; this translates as MEEIVHVMAALLLFFFVFLVRNYVKNLGSYTLEIGIAVIILGLLIDTFNEAFGYNIILIGIVVVFFGTIRIFKKLKEIAIRDYLTGLYTRYYFFEEWLPQEMERQKRKKGKGIAFLVIDLDDFKMINDRYSHRMGDKLLKFAAQKIVENIRRTDCAVRFGGDEILVAFPEADEKTVENIVKRLEKKLMFNPFGLPLKFSYGIETWRPGENIENVVQKADLQMYSLKSLKKQKQILSEEADVD